A region of Jatrophihabitans sp. DNA encodes the following proteins:
- a CDS encoding pirin family protein, whose translation MAAVTADTMTLPRVTGAALGDVERPVLAVSSAPAGIEGEGFPVRRTMAGIDYRYLDPFIMMDHMGEVDYAAGEPKGTHWHPHRGFETVTYLIEGQFIHQDTHGGGGVITEGSTQWMTAGAGLLHIETPPEKLVEEGGLFHGFQLWVNLPAKDKFLTPNYQGIEAGQITLLASADGGSLLRVIAGEIDGHQGPGSTHTPITLLHASIAPGAQLSLPWQPTYNALGYVMAGSGTIGPKAEPIHAGQLAVFGPGDRITVSADTRQDTRTSSLEIILLGGEPIREPMVQYGPFVMNTRAELQQTLADYQAGRLGVIPPNAIMPHVPHGQRNPLED comes from the coding sequence ATGGCAGCCGTTACCGCTGACACCATGACCCTGCCCCGGGTGACCGGAGCCGCGCTGGGTGACGTCGAGCGCCCGGTGCTCGCGGTGTCCTCCGCACCGGCCGGCATCGAGGGCGAAGGCTTTCCGGTGCGCCGGACGATGGCGGGCATCGATTACCGCTACCTGGACCCGTTCATCATGATGGACCACATGGGCGAGGTGGACTACGCCGCCGGCGAGCCCAAGGGAACCCACTGGCACCCGCACCGCGGCTTCGAGACGGTGACCTACCTGATCGAGGGCCAGTTCATCCACCAGGACACCCACGGTGGCGGCGGCGTGATCACCGAGGGCTCCACCCAGTGGATGACCGCCGGCGCGGGCCTGCTGCACATCGAGACCCCGCCGGAGAAGCTGGTCGAAGAGGGCGGGCTGTTCCACGGCTTCCAGCTGTGGGTGAACCTGCCGGCCAAGGACAAGTTCCTGACGCCGAACTACCAGGGCATCGAGGCCGGTCAGATCACCCTGCTGGCCAGTGCTGACGGCGGCTCGCTGCTGCGGGTCATCGCCGGCGAGATCGACGGGCATCAGGGCCCGGGATCCACGCACACCCCGATCACGCTGCTGCACGCCTCGATCGCGCCCGGCGCGCAGCTGTCACTGCCGTGGCAGCCCACCTACAACGCGCTCGGCTACGTGATGGCGGGTTCGGGGACGATCGGCCCGAAGGCCGAACCGATCCACGCCGGCCAGCTCGCGGTCTTCGGCCCCGGCGACCGGATCACCGTCAGCGCCGACACCCGCCAGGACACCCGGACCAGCTCGTTGGAGATCATCCTGCTGGGCGGCGAGCCGATCCGGGAGCCGATGGTGCAGTACGGCCCGTTCGTGATGAACACCCGCGCCGAGTTGCAGCAGACGCTGGCCGACTACCAGGCCGGCCGGCTGGGCGTGATCCCGCCGAACGCGATCATGCCCCACGTCCCGCACGGCCAGCGCAACCCGCTGGAGGACTGA